The following proteins come from a genomic window of Pleuronectes platessa chromosome 2, fPlePla1.1, whole genome shotgun sequence:
- the LOC128460538 gene encoding uncharacterized protein LOC128460538, whose translation MISKPEKRRRRSRSVVLHVAAFKGSLEANVSVKRPGPNIYLGESVLLQCTVESLSGFVKSYWWFRSKPHRAPTPRHLVSGDSYFITAVTREEADRYWCQAECRENRTEVELKARPVSLEVSELPPPSLSLTPDTRKIFSWGCFTLQCLTSQTNSSGWKLVHFSPDLKAGTSNLTVHYSTPGDGDIILKTQASPVFTGDDVTLCYQHQSGKHKQTSFFKNGALIDSNSSSGSDRVIKMTLKNVTREDEGFYRCASHDRQLQSPESWLSVRPDRGNFTSEETPASTGSWKWIIASCGVLLLIVIPLTVWLVCHYRYQKFCTWSCWPVSKQEVPAGVLPATKLDVTEVQWDLSWMEMSNLLEKDSYCGT comes from the exons ATGATCAGTAAGccggaaaaaagaagaagaagaagcagaa gtgtAGTTCTCCATGTTGCTGCATTTAAAG GATCTCTGGAGGCCAATGTCTCTGTGAAGCGTCCGGGGCCAAACATCTACCTGGGTGAGAGTgtgctcctgcagtgcacagtgGAGTCCCTCTCTGGTTTTGTGAAGAGCTACTGGTGGTTCAGGTCCAAACCACACAGGGCTCCCACCCCCAGGCACCTGGTCTCCGGTGACAGCTACTTCATCACCGCTGTAACACGGGAGGAGGCCGACAGGTACTGGTGCCAAGCCGAGTGTCGGGAGAACCGGACTGAGGTTGAGCTAAAGGCCCGGCCGGTCTCACTTGAAGTGTCAG AATtgccccctccctcgctctctctgactcctgaCACCAGGAAGATATTCAGTTGGGGGTGTTTCACTCTGCAGTGCCTCACATCTCAGACTAACTCCTCAGGGTGGAAGCTGGTGCATTTCTCTCCTGACCTAAAAGCAGGGACCTCAAACCTCACCGTTCACTATTCAACGCCAGGAG atggcgacatcattctgaagacccaagcctcccctgtgtttacgggtgacgatgtcaccttgtgttatcagcatcagagcggcaaacacaaacaaaccagcttctttaaaaacggagcattgattgactctaacagttcgtccggttcagaccgagtcataaagatgactcttaagaatgtgacacgggaagatgaaggcttctacaggtgtgcgtcccacgacagacagctgcagagtccagagagctggttatcagtgagaccagacagag gaaacttcacatcagaggagactccagcctccactg gttcctggaaatggatcattgcttcatgtggggttctacttctgatcgtcattcctttgactgtttggctcgtttgtcactacag gtaccagaagttctgcacttggagctgctggccagtttccaaacaggaagttccagcaggggtgcttcctgccaccaagttggatgtgacagaggtgcagtgggacctgtcctggatggagatgtccaacctgttggaaaaggattcttattgtggcacgtaa
- the rpl29 gene encoding 60S ribosomal protein L29, translating to MAKSKNHTTHNQSRKAHRNGIKKPTSQRYESLKGVDPKFLKNMRFAKKHNKKGMKAVRKAAAAAVPAASVAK from the exons ATGGCCAAGTCGAAGAACCACACGACCCACAACCAGT CTCGTAAAGCCCACAGGAATGGCATCAAGAAGCCCACATCCCAGCGCTATGAGTCACTGAAGGGG GTGGACCCTAAGTTTCTAAAGAACATGCGCTTTGCcaagaaacacaacaagaagGGCATGAAGGCAGTgaggaaagcagcagcagcagcagtaccaGCAGCATCTGTGGCGAAATAG
- the LOC128454603 gene encoding desmin, with protein sequence MRASSYSQKSLQVSGSGSRVRVQSPSPSRCRGSSYDSRGRSGNRSTAIELGTEIHQQHANEKEEMQELNFKFAGYIEKVQALEQRNAALHAELASLQSRYKGGPTGIGEEYELKFKEVRELIETLTNEKGAADIERGYIEEEVEVWKLKLEEELTLKEEAEMILREFRQDVDNATLQKADLERRIEQLVAEIEFLKKLHDEEVADLMKQIEDSKITAELDGERPDLAAYLRNMRAEIESVAARNVQEAEKWYKSKFDTLKEHAGKHEDKMKTMKEEISTFHNQVTDLQNQIDGLRARNAALEQQLEDMEMAHLDKSEGLEAIIAQLEAQLCETKLEMTKYLQDYQELLHIKLKLDAEIATYRKLLEGEEQRLGIAKEV encoded by the coding sequence ATGAGAGCCTCATCGTACTCCCAGAAGAGCCTGCAAGTGAGCGGCTCTGGCAGCAGAGTACGGGTTCAGAGCCCGTCCCCATCCCGATGCCGTGGATCCTCTTACGACAGTCGTGGACGCTCCGGAAATCGCAGCACTGCCATTGAGTTGGGTACGGAGATACACCAGCAGCATGCCAATGAGAAAGAGGAGATGCAGGAGCTCAATTTCAAGTTTGCAGGATACATCGAAAAGGTCCAGGCACTTGAGCAGAGAAATGCTGCTCTCCACGCTGAGCTGGCGTCCCTGCAGAGCCGCTACAAGGGAGGCCCCACAGGGATCGGAGAAGAATATGAGCTCAAGTTTAAAGAGGTGCGGGAGCTGATTGAGACCCTGACTAATGAGAAGGGAGCAGCTGATATTGAGAGAGGCTACATTGAAGAAGAGGTTGAAGTGTGGAAACtaaagctggaggaggagctgacacTTAAAGAAGAGGCAGAAATGATTCTTAGAGAGTTCCGCCAGGATGTTGACAACGCAACACTGCAGAAGGCTGACCTGGAGAGGCGCATTGAACAACTGGTGGCTGAGATAGAGTTTCTCAAGAAGCTGCACGATGAAGAGGTGGCTGACCTCATGAAGCAAATAGAGGACTCAAAGATCACTGCTGAACTCGACGGCGAACGTCCTGACCTGGCTGCCTACCTGCGCAACATGCGGGCAGAGATCGAGTCCGTCGCTGCTCGCAATGTCCAGGAGGCTGAGAAATGGTACAAGTCCAAGTTTGACACCCTAAAGGAGCACGCTGGCAAACACGAGGACAAGATGAAGACCATGAAAGAAGAGATCTCCACTTTCCACAACCAGGTGACAGACCTGCAGAACCAGATCGATGGGCTGAGGGCTCGCAACGCTGCACTGGAGCAGCAGCTTGAGGATATGGAGATGGCCCACCTTGATAAGTCGGAGGGCCTAGAGGCTATCATCGCTCAATTGGAGGCCCAGCTCTGCGAAACCAAGCTAGAGATGACCAAGTATCTCCAAGATTATCAAGAACTGCTGCACATTAAGCTCAAGCTGGATGCAGAGATCGCCACATacaggaagctgctggaagGCGAGGAGCAGAGGCTTGGGATTGCCAAAGAAGTCTGA